One Agelaius phoeniceus isolate bAgePho1 chromosome 8, bAgePho1.hap1, whole genome shotgun sequence genomic region harbors:
- the RGS8 gene encoding regulator of G-protein signaling 8 isoform X2 — MSGIMPTPAAPWSRGMRTRLGCLSHKSDSYNDFTAILPDKPNRALKLSTEEATRWADSFDVLLSHKYGLAAFRAFLKTEFSEENLEFWLACEDFKKTRSAAKLASKAQRIFEEFIDVQAPREVNIDFQTRELTRRNVQEPSLSCFDQAQGKVHSLMEKDSYPRFLRSKIYTDLLSQTQRRLS, encoded by the exons ATGAGTGGGATAATGCCaactcctgctgctccctg gagcagagggatgaGGACTCGCCTGGGCTGCCTGTCTCACAAATCAGACTCATATAATGATTTCACAGCTATTCTTCCGGACAAGCCCAACCGGGCTTTGAA ACTCTCAACAGAAGAAGCTACAAGATGGGCAGACTCTTTTGATGTCCTTTTGTCCCATAAAT ATGGGCTGGCAGCTTTCCGTGCTTTCCTGAAGACCGAGTTCAGCGAGGAGAACCTGGAGTTCTGGCTGGCCTGCGAGGATTTCAAGAAGACGCGCTCGGCGGCCAAGCTGGCCTCCAAGGCCCAGCGCATCTTCGAGGAGTTCATCGACGTGCAGGCCCCTCGGGAG gTGAACATAGACTTCCAGACACGGGAGCTGACCAGAAGAAATGTGCAGGAGCCCTCCCTCTCTTGCTTTGACCAAGCTCAGGGGAAGGTGCACAGCCTGATGGAGAAAGACTCGTACCCCAGGTTCCTGAGATCCAAAATTTACACAGACCTGCTGTCTCAGACCCAGAGGAGGCTCAGCTAG
- the RGS8 gene encoding regulator of G-protein signaling 8 isoform X1, whose protein sequence is MSGIMPTPAAPWSRGMRTRLGCLSHKSDSYNDFTAILPDKPNRALKRLSTEEATRWADSFDVLLSHKYGLAAFRAFLKTEFSEENLEFWLACEDFKKTRSAAKLASKAQRIFEEFIDVQAPREVNIDFQTRELTRRNVQEPSLSCFDQAQGKVHSLMEKDSYPRFLRSKIYTDLLSQTQRRLS, encoded by the exons ATGAGTGGGATAATGCCaactcctgctgctccctg gagcagagggatgaGGACTCGCCTGGGCTGCCTGTCTCACAAATCAGACTCATATAATGATTTCACAGCTATTCTTCCGGACAAGCCCAACCGGGCTTTGAA AAGACTCTCAACAGAAGAAGCTACAAGATGGGCAGACTCTTTTGATGTCCTTTTGTCCCATAAAT ATGGGCTGGCAGCTTTCCGTGCTTTCCTGAAGACCGAGTTCAGCGAGGAGAACCTGGAGTTCTGGCTGGCCTGCGAGGATTTCAAGAAGACGCGCTCGGCGGCCAAGCTGGCCTCCAAGGCCCAGCGCATCTTCGAGGAGTTCATCGACGTGCAGGCCCCTCGGGAG gTGAACATAGACTTCCAGACACGGGAGCTGACCAGAAGAAATGTGCAGGAGCCCTCCCTCTCTTGCTTTGACCAAGCTCAGGGGAAGGTGCACAGCCTGATGGAGAAAGACTCGTACCCCAGGTTCCTGAGATCCAAAATTTACACAGACCTGCTGTCTCAGACCCAGAGGAGGCTCAGCTAG
- the RGS8 gene encoding regulator of G-protein signaling 8 isoform X3, with amino-acid sequence MAALLIPRRSRGMRTRLGCLSHKSDSYNDFTAILPDKPNRALKRLSTEEATRWADSFDVLLSHKYGLAAFRAFLKTEFSEENLEFWLACEDFKKTRSAAKLASKAQRIFEEFIDVQAPREVNIDFQTRELTRRNVQEPSLSCFDQAQGKVHSLMEKDSYPRFLRSKIYTDLLSQTQRRLS; translated from the exons ATGGCTGCCTTACTGATCCCACGGAG gagcagagggatgaGGACTCGCCTGGGCTGCCTGTCTCACAAATCAGACTCATATAATGATTTCACAGCTATTCTTCCGGACAAGCCCAACCGGGCTTTGAA AAGACTCTCAACAGAAGAAGCTACAAGATGGGCAGACTCTTTTGATGTCCTTTTGTCCCATAAAT ATGGGCTGGCAGCTTTCCGTGCTTTCCTGAAGACCGAGTTCAGCGAGGAGAACCTGGAGTTCTGGCTGGCCTGCGAGGATTTCAAGAAGACGCGCTCGGCGGCCAAGCTGGCCTCCAAGGCCCAGCGCATCTTCGAGGAGTTCATCGACGTGCAGGCCCCTCGGGAG gTGAACATAGACTTCCAGACACGGGAGCTGACCAGAAGAAATGTGCAGGAGCCCTCCCTCTCTTGCTTTGACCAAGCTCAGGGGAAGGTGCACAGCCTGATGGAGAAAGACTCGTACCCCAGGTTCCTGAGATCCAAAATTTACACAGACCTGCTGTCTCAGACCCAGAGGAGGCTCAGCTAG
- the RGS8 gene encoding regulator of G-protein signaling 8 isoform X4, which yields MAALLIPRRSRGMRTRLGCLSHKSDSYNDFTAILPDKPNRALKLSTEEATRWADSFDVLLSHKYGLAAFRAFLKTEFSEENLEFWLACEDFKKTRSAAKLASKAQRIFEEFIDVQAPREVNIDFQTRELTRRNVQEPSLSCFDQAQGKVHSLMEKDSYPRFLRSKIYTDLLSQTQRRLS from the exons ATGGCTGCCTTACTGATCCCACGGAG gagcagagggatgaGGACTCGCCTGGGCTGCCTGTCTCACAAATCAGACTCATATAATGATTTCACAGCTATTCTTCCGGACAAGCCCAACCGGGCTTTGAA ACTCTCAACAGAAGAAGCTACAAGATGGGCAGACTCTTTTGATGTCCTTTTGTCCCATAAAT ATGGGCTGGCAGCTTTCCGTGCTTTCCTGAAGACCGAGTTCAGCGAGGAGAACCTGGAGTTCTGGCTGGCCTGCGAGGATTTCAAGAAGACGCGCTCGGCGGCCAAGCTGGCCTCCAAGGCCCAGCGCATCTTCGAGGAGTTCATCGACGTGCAGGCCCCTCGGGAG gTGAACATAGACTTCCAGACACGGGAGCTGACCAGAAGAAATGTGCAGGAGCCCTCCCTCTCTTGCTTTGACCAAGCTCAGGGGAAGGTGCACAGCCTGATGGAGAAAGACTCGTACCCCAGGTTCCTGAGATCCAAAATTTACACAGACCTGCTGTCTCAGACCCAGAGGAGGCTCAGCTAG
- the RGS8 gene encoding regulator of G-protein signaling 8 isoform X7, whose amino-acid sequence MAALLIPRRRLSTEEATRWADSFDVLLSHKYGLAAFRAFLKTEFSEENLEFWLACEDFKKTRSAAKLASKAQRIFEEFIDVQAPREVNIDFQTRELTRRNVQEPSLSCFDQAQGKVHSLMEKDSYPRFLRSKIYTDLLSQTQRRLS is encoded by the exons ATGGCTGCCTTACTGATCCCACGGAG AAGACTCTCAACAGAAGAAGCTACAAGATGGGCAGACTCTTTTGATGTCCTTTTGTCCCATAAAT ATGGGCTGGCAGCTTTCCGTGCTTTCCTGAAGACCGAGTTCAGCGAGGAGAACCTGGAGTTCTGGCTGGCCTGCGAGGATTTCAAGAAGACGCGCTCGGCGGCCAAGCTGGCCTCCAAGGCCCAGCGCATCTTCGAGGAGTTCATCGACGTGCAGGCCCCTCGGGAG gTGAACATAGACTTCCAGACACGGGAGCTGACCAGAAGAAATGTGCAGGAGCCCTCCCTCTCTTGCTTTGACCAAGCTCAGGGGAAGGTGCACAGCCTGATGGAGAAAGACTCGTACCCCAGGTTCCTGAGATCCAAAATTTACACAGACCTGCTGTCTCAGACCCAGAGGAGGCTCAGCTAG
- the RGS8 gene encoding regulator of G-protein signaling 8 isoform X5 encodes MRTRLGCLSHKSDSYNDFTAILPDKPNRALKRLSTEEATRWADSFDVLLSHKYGLAAFRAFLKTEFSEENLEFWLACEDFKKTRSAAKLASKAQRIFEEFIDVQAPREVNIDFQTRELTRRNVQEPSLSCFDQAQGKVHSLMEKDSYPRFLRSKIYTDLLSQTQRRLS; translated from the exons atgaGGACTCGCCTGGGCTGCCTGTCTCACAAATCAGACTCATATAATGATTTCACAGCTATTCTTCCGGACAAGCCCAACCGGGCTTTGAA AAGACTCTCAACAGAAGAAGCTACAAGATGGGCAGACTCTTTTGATGTCCTTTTGTCCCATAAAT ATGGGCTGGCAGCTTTCCGTGCTTTCCTGAAGACCGAGTTCAGCGAGGAGAACCTGGAGTTCTGGCTGGCCTGCGAGGATTTCAAGAAGACGCGCTCGGCGGCCAAGCTGGCCTCCAAGGCCCAGCGCATCTTCGAGGAGTTCATCGACGTGCAGGCCCCTCGGGAG gTGAACATAGACTTCCAGACACGGGAGCTGACCAGAAGAAATGTGCAGGAGCCCTCCCTCTCTTGCTTTGACCAAGCTCAGGGGAAGGTGCACAGCCTGATGGAGAAAGACTCGTACCCCAGGTTCCTGAGATCCAAAATTTACACAGACCTGCTGTCTCAGACCCAGAGGAGGCTCAGCTAG
- the RGS8 gene encoding regulator of G-protein signaling 8 isoform X6: MRTRLGCLSHKSDSYNDFTAILPDKPNRALKLSTEEATRWADSFDVLLSHKYGLAAFRAFLKTEFSEENLEFWLACEDFKKTRSAAKLASKAQRIFEEFIDVQAPREVNIDFQTRELTRRNVQEPSLSCFDQAQGKVHSLMEKDSYPRFLRSKIYTDLLSQTQRRLS, encoded by the exons atgaGGACTCGCCTGGGCTGCCTGTCTCACAAATCAGACTCATATAATGATTTCACAGCTATTCTTCCGGACAAGCCCAACCGGGCTTTGAA ACTCTCAACAGAAGAAGCTACAAGATGGGCAGACTCTTTTGATGTCCTTTTGTCCCATAAAT ATGGGCTGGCAGCTTTCCGTGCTTTCCTGAAGACCGAGTTCAGCGAGGAGAACCTGGAGTTCTGGCTGGCCTGCGAGGATTTCAAGAAGACGCGCTCGGCGGCCAAGCTGGCCTCCAAGGCCCAGCGCATCTTCGAGGAGTTCATCGACGTGCAGGCCCCTCGGGAG gTGAACATAGACTTCCAGACACGGGAGCTGACCAGAAGAAATGTGCAGGAGCCCTCCCTCTCTTGCTTTGACCAAGCTCAGGGGAAGGTGCACAGCCTGATGGAGAAAGACTCGTACCCCAGGTTCCTGAGATCCAAAATTTACACAGACCTGCTGTCTCAGACCCAGAGGAGGCTCAGCTAG